The DNA window TGGTGGGCTTCGATGACAGCTCGGCCGCCACCACAGTGTGGCCGGAGCTGACCACGGTGCAGCAGCCAATCGGTGCCATGGCCGATGCCGCGCTTGAACTCCTGCTGCGCAGCATTCGGCGCAAGGGCGAAGCGCCCCTCGAATTGACCGACCACCTGGTCCCGCACCGTCTGGTGGTGCGGGACTCGGTGGCGAGGCCGCCGAAGCGTCGATAGCGCCGCGGGCATGGTCACTTGCCCGGGCATGCAACCGTGACTTCGGCTTCGTTCAACGCCCCCAGCGCCACGCGCGAGACGGACACCGTCATCGCCCCGGCGGTGCCCAGCGACCAAGGCCGGTCCAGCTTGCTGACATCCGCACCGGCGGTGGTCAGGCATTTCAACGGAATGCCCACCTGCTTCCATTCACCCACCGGTAGTGCCGCCAGCGTCGGACCCACGTCAACACGGGCCGAACACCCGGTGCCGCAGCCGACCGCCAGCCACGCATTGCCCTTGGGCGCAGCGTCAACACGCAGCGTGGTCAGCAGCATCAGGTCACCGTTGCTTTCGCGCTGAACGTCCAGCGGCGTATGCGATTGCAAGGCAACGGTGGCCTCGCCCTTGCCCGACCAGGCCAGACGGCGCCCGTCTTCCTGCGCAAGGTGATCAACCCCCGTGACCTTCAACAGATCGCCGTCGAGGGATTCCGGCACTTTGGTGACGGTCACGCCCTGCCCCGTCGGGTTTTCCAGTCGCAGGGCAATGCCGGAACCGGCGTCGCCGCGCGCGAAGTACACGCCCACCGCACCTTCATTACCGGTTACGCCCGACTCTTCCGGCAGTGCCGCCAGATCGCCCTTGTCGGCGTAGGTGAGGCCGTAGCCGAAGGCAAACTGCGGGTTGTAGTCCTTCTGTCCGACATTGTTGGCGTACTGCGTCGCAGTGCGCGGCCAGCTGAAGCTCAACTTTCCCTTGAAGTCGTGCTGCACGCTGCCATCCGGCTTGCGCAGCAGGACGTCGGCAATGCCTGCACCTTCCGAACCGGGCAGCCAGGCTGCGATGAACGCATCGGACGCGTTGATCTCACGATTCACCCACAGCGGGCGGCCACTCAGGAACACCGCCACCACCGGAATGCCGTCCGCCTTCAAACGCTTGAGCAGTTCCAGGTCTGCATCATCGCCCGGCTTGTAGGCCAGTGTGGGCAGATCGCCCTGAAACTCGGCATACGGGTTCTCGCCGAACACGACCACCGCCACATCCGGCTTGGTGGTGTATTTGCCGTCCACCGCCAGCACCGCCTCACCGCCCGCCGCCTTGACCTGCTTCGCGATACCTTCGTAAATGGTGTTTGCGTTCGGGAAGTCCTTGCGGGTGGTGCCGGTACCCTGCCAGTTCAGCGTCCAACCGCCTGCCTGCTTACCTACATCATTGGCACCGTCACCGGCCACCAGGATGCGCTGCTTCGGCGACAGCGGCAGTACGGCACCCTGGTTCTTCAGCAGCACCAGCGACTCGCGCACCGCCTGCCGGGCCACCTCGCGATGCTCCGGTGCACCGATCAGGGCAAACTGCCCGCCCACGGCGCGCGTGGAGGGCTTGCCGGCTTCGAACAGGCCCAGGCGCATCTTCACCCGCAGAATGCGCCGCACCGCTTCGTCCAACCGCTCCTGGCTGATGGCGCCGTCCTTGACTGCCGCCAGCGTGGTTTCGTAGAAGCCTTTCCAGCTGTCCGAAGCCATCGCCATGTCCAGGCCGGCGTTGATCGTGGCCGGGCAGTCGGTGGTGGTGCAGCCCTTCACCTGGCCATGGCCGTTCCAGTCGCCGACCACGAAGCCGCCGAAGTTCATGCGACCTTTCAGCGCGTCGGTCAGGTACGGCTTGTGACCGTGCATCTTCTCGCCGTTGACGCTGTTGAACGAGGCCATCGCGGTCTGCGCACCGGCTTCAATCGCTGGCGGATAGCCGGCGTTATGGATGCGCACCAGTTCGGCCTCGCTGATCTTCGTATCACCCTGGTCCTTGCCGTCGGTGGTGCCGCCGTCACCAAGGAAATGCTTTACCGAGGCGATCACATGCCGGCCATCCAGGAACTCTGGCGAACCGACCTTGCCCTGCAGGCCTTCGACCATCCGGCCGGAGTAGCTGGCCACGACGTCCGGGGATTCGGAATAGCCCTCGTAGGTGCGACCCCAGCGGTCGTCCTGCGGTACCGCCACGGTGGGAGCGAACGTCCACTCCATGCCGGTGGCACGGGTTTCCAGCGCGGTGATCTCGCCGATGCGATGCAGCAGGTCCGGATTACGGGCGGCACCCAGGCCGATGTTGTGCGGGAACAACGTGGCCCCGACGATGTTGCTCTGCCCGTGCACGGCATCGATACCGAACAGCACCGGAATCGCCTTGCCGCCCTGTGAGGTATCCATCGACGCTTCATAGAAGGCATCGGCCAGCGCCAGCCACTCGGCCGGCGAGGCGTCATATCGGCCGCCCGGGTCGGAGTTGCCGCCGGCCAGGATCGAGCCGAGCCGGTACTTGCGCAGATCGTCCGGGGTGATGCTGGCAATATCGCCCTGCACCAGCTGACCCACCTTCTCCTCGACGGTCATGGTCGCCATCAGGTTGGTGATGCGCCTTTCCATCGCGGCATCTTCGGCCAACGGCCAGGTCACCTGTGGCCAGGGGTTCGCATCGGCCTGCGCCGGTGCGGGCGAGGCCGCCTTGTCATCGCCCTTGCAGGCCGCCAGGGCCAGCAGCAGGGCAACCATCAGTACGCCGCTACGGCGCGTCGAGTAGTGGTGGGTCATGGTGGTCGTCCTTGTGGGCGCGCTCAGCGCAACAGGTACTGGTTGATCAGGTTTTCGTAGCGTTCCTGCTTGCCGCTGATCTGCTTCGGCTCGCCGCCCTTCGCACCGAGCGCCGCCAGGTCGACAAGACTGAGTGCGCCACGCTCGAACTGCTGGCCGGCACCGCTGTCG is part of the Stenotrophomonas oahuensis genome and encodes:
- a CDS encoding glycoside hydrolase family 3 protein, which encodes MTHHYSTRRSGVLMVALLLALAACKGDDKAASPAPAQADANPWPQVTWPLAEDAAMERRITNLMATMTVEEKVGQLVQGDIASITPDDLRKYRLGSILAGGNSDPGGRYDASPAEWLALADAFYEASMDTSQGGKAIPVLFGIDAVHGQSNIVGATLFPHNIGLGAARNPDLLHRIGEITALETRATGMEWTFAPTVAVPQDDRWGRTYEGYSESPDVVASYSGRMVEGLQGKVGSPEFLDGRHVIASVKHFLGDGGTTDGKDQGDTKISEAELVRIHNAGYPPAIEAGAQTAMASFNSVNGEKMHGHKPYLTDALKGRMNFGGFVVGDWNGHGQVKGCTTTDCPATINAGLDMAMASDSWKGFYETTLAAVKDGAISQERLDEAVRRILRVKMRLGLFEAGKPSTRAVGGQFALIGAPEHREVARQAVRESLVLLKNQGAVLPLSPKQRILVAGDGANDVGKQAGGWTLNWQGTGTTRKDFPNANTIYEGIAKQVKAAGGEAVLAVDGKYTTKPDVAVVVFGENPYAEFQGDLPTLAYKPGDDADLELLKRLKADGIPVVAVFLSGRPLWVNREINASDAFIAAWLPGSEGAGIADVLLRKPDGSVQHDFKGKLSFSWPRTATQYANNVGQKDYNPQFAFGYGLTYADKGDLAALPEESGVTGNEGAVGVYFARGDAGSGIALRLENPTGQGVTVTKVPESLDGDLLKVTGVDHLAQEDGRRLAWSGKGEATVALQSHTPLDVQRESNGDLMLLTTLRVDAAPKGNAWLAVGCGTGCSARVDVGPTLAALPVGEWKQVGIPLKCLTTAGADVSKLDRPWSLGTAGAMTVSVSRVALGALNEAEVTVACPGK